The genomic region AACTAGATAAGCAAATGTAGCGGGGCTGTCGCGGCAGGCTCGCACGCCATCAGCGATCGCGCCTCGAATCTCTGCTCGGACGGCAGAGGAACTCAAAAAACAGATATGCTCAGCCCAAGGAATACCGACCATTATCCTCAGACCGTAGGCTGCTGCCAAATCCAACAGCCATACAGGGGGAACAGTATATGTGCGGATACTGTTCGCTCCAAGTTCTACCATCAAGGCAAAGTCTTTCTCAACCACCTGTTTTTCAGGAAAGGGAGTGCCGTGTGTTGCTTGAGAAAAAGGACCGTAACTCACCCCTTTGAGAAAAAACTTTCGATCGTTGACGTACAAAAACTTACCCTGAGCTGTGACTGCTTCCCTGGTTGCCAGCGGTGCATAACTGAAGCTAGAACACGGCAGACTCATGCAGGATTCCGCTCCTCATAGTTCAATTTTTGGCGTTGCTGAATAGAGATATGAACTATTGAGGAACTGGAACATTCCAGAATTTGAGATAGTGCAGTAACAATCGAATTGAATATTTCAGCATTTCTTCTGATTTGGAGTAGCACAGTGTCTTTCGATGCAGCCGAGCCAGATAGTGCCTCAGTCTTGTATTTTCGGACTCAACTCTGGTCATATAAGTCTTACTGACAATTTGATCGCCGTCTGGAATAAAACCTGGATAAACACTCCAACCATCCGTAACATAAAAGTAGCACCGCCATTGGGCAACGATCGCCCATAGCGGGGCAAAGGTTTCAGCACTATGGTCGCCCAACGCCCAACCTAAAATCCCTGAAGTGAAGTGATCTACTGCTGTCCACAGCCAGATTTTGTTTTTTTTGCACCGACGAAGGTTTCTAGTTCATCTAGTTCACCGACTTGGGGGACTGTTTCTGGGGCATCAGCATCAGGCAGATTGTTACCTACTTGCTTGAGCCAGTGAATGATTGTCGTATGATGAACACCTTTAACTCGTTCAATTCCTCGAAAACCGATGCCATTCACATACATTTTCAAGCATTCCCGTTTGACTTCATCGCTGTAACCTCTGCATGTTTCATAGTGTTCAATGAATTGTCGCCCACAATCAACACAAATGTGGTTCTGTTTACCTCGCTTGATGCCATTCTTCCGAATATGAGTTGATTGGCACTCTGGACATTGCATCGCAACTTACCTCAATTCATACCTTTATTATGCAATGCCTCAATATTACAGTTGTAGATAAATAGAAGAATGAATTCGCTTTTGGTAATGGTAGTAACGAGCAGTAGCTTGATGAGATCTGCGCCAATAAGACCAACGCAAAACGTGTTCAAGACACCAGAATGTGGGAAACAAGAATCGAGATACCCACCGCTTCATCTCCCAGATACTTAGTCGGACAATAAACCTCGTGCCGCTTTGAACGCAGTTAGACTGCCAGTTGTTACTAGAGGTAAAGGGGGGGTAGAGGAGTGAATAGCAGGCTCACAAGAGTGTCGTAAGACGGTGAGAAATATTTGAGCAGCCAGGACGAGGGTGATGTGTCGATGCCAACCATGCCAGGAACGAACTTCGTACTCTCCTAAACCTAGCTGGTCTTTAGCAAATTTAAAGCACTCCTCAATCCGCCACCTTTGCCCGGCGATTTGAACCATCGTTTCTAGGGTAGTATCGCTCTTAGCAAATACTTGATAGTAGCTGACGCGAGGATCTTCAGGGTGTTCTAGAGGGTGTTATGAACTTTTAGGATCGCTAGAGTAGGAATATGGAAAGAAAAGCATATCCTACTGATGTCAGTGATGACGAGTGGACATTTGTTGCCCCTTATCTTACTTTGATGAGCGAAGAAGCACCGCAACGAGAACATAGTCTCAGGGAAGTGTTTAACGGGTTGCGTTGGCTGGTTCGCTCTGGTGCCTCTTGGCGCATGATGCCGCATGACCTTCCGCCTTGGGCAGCAGTTTATCAGCAAACTCAACGGTGGATTGATGCAGGAGTATTTGAGGCAATTGTAGACGACCTCCGAACACTACTGCGGTTGGCTGCCGGACGCAAGGAGACCCCAACTGCGGTGATTCTCGACAGTCGCACCCTACAGTCAACCCCTGAAAGTGGAGGACGAGCTGGGTATGACGGTGGTAAACGCAAGAAGGGCAGCAAGGTACATGTTGCAGTTGATACTCTGGGACATTTGTTAGGACTGGTAGTGACCCCTGCGAACGAACAAGACCGCTCCCAGGTACAGGAACTTGCTCAACAAGTGCAAGAAATTACTGGTGAGACGGTGGAAATTGCCTTTGTGGATCAAGGGTATACCGGAGAACAAGCCGCTCAGGAGGCTGCCGTAGAAGGTATCCAATTGGAAGTCGTCAAACTACCAGAAGCCAAGAAGGGATTTGTTTTACTTCCTCGCAGGTGGGTAGTGGAGCGAAGTTTTGCGTGGACTGGGCGCTTTCGGCGCTTAACAAGAGATTATGAACGTTTAGCACAGACATTAGTTGGTTTTCATTTTGTTGCCTTTGCCGTCATAATGCTCAGGCGATTTGTAGATTTGGTAAGGCAAAGTGCATAACACGCTCTAGAGAGCGGCGGAACAATAACCAACGTTGAAAACCATCTGATCTGTCACAATTAACTGGCACTTTCGCCCAGTCATAGTATCTTTCTCCCTTACTGCCAGCTCCACAGCTAAGACGTTGCCACAGCTGGCTGTCCGGCTGAGGTAACAGTTCTTGGGCTTGATAACGTTGCCAGCCAATAACTACAGGCTGCTTCTTGCTGACCGTGAGTATATACGGTTGTTTAGCAGTCTTTTCCAGCCACCACCACAATGAACCATCGTTGCCATAAACCTCATCAGCAACAAACCAGGCGGGACGTATTCCGTCTTTAAAAGCTGATTCCAACATCTGTTGTGCTAGTTGAGGTTTAGTCGCAAATGTGATTGATTTTGGAACTGCTCCCTTCTTACGTTTGCTTTGATCTTCACTCCATGTGCGCGGTAGATACAAACGGCGATCGATCAACGTATGTCCTTTGTCGCTAATGTAGGACATGAACACACCTACCTGGCAATTCTCCAAATGTCCAGTTGTGCCATAATACTGCACCTGTACGCCTACTGACTGCTCTCCTTGCTTCAGAAAACCTGTTTCATCAATTGCCAAAATATCTGTTTCACTCTTCAAATGCTCCACTGCATACTTTCTAATTTCTGCACACACTGCGTCCGCGTTCCACTGCGCCCGTCCTAGTAAATGTTGGAAGCGATAGGGATTGCTATACCCTACCTGTTCTGCCATTTGCCATCCATTCTTCCGCTCAACTGGGCTTAGTAGTGCCTGGATATAGTCATACGCTGCAAGACGTGCTTCAGAACGAGCGAAGTGCTTTCCCAGTTTTTGCTGAAACGCTTTCAATCTACTGCTCCATTGGGAGAGCGCTTCTAATGCAACACCTGTTAAAAACACGTTGGATGTATCAAGCATTGCTAAACTGTATTTCCTTACAAATCTAGTTTAGCTTATCTACAACTGTAATATACTGGGCAAGTACCGAGTTCGAGCTATTTGTGCAAAATTTGCACAAACTTGAGGATACTTGCAAAAACAGGGGCATTGCATAATAGAGGTATGAATTGAGGTAAGTTGCGATGCAATGTCCAGAGTGCCAATCAACTCATATTCGGAAGAATGGCATCAAGCGAGGTAAACAGAACCACATTTGTGTTGATTGTGGGCGACAATTCATTGAACACTATGAAACATGCAGAGGTTACAGCGATGAAGTCAAACGGGAATGCTTGAAAATGTATGTGAATGGCATCGGTTTTCGAGGAATTGAACGAGTTAAAGGTGTTCATCATACGACAATCATTCACTGGCTCAAGCAAGTAGGTAACAATCTGCCTGATGCTGATGCCCCAGAAACAGTCCCCCAAGTCGGTGAACTAGATGAACTAGAAACCTTCGTCGGTGCAAAAAAAACAAAATCTGGCTGTGGACAGCAGTAGATCACTTCACTTCAGGGATTTTAGGTTGGGCGTTGGGCGACCATAGTGCTGAAACCTTTGCCCCGCTATGGGCGATCGTTGCCCAATGGCGGTGCTACTTTTATGTTACGGATGGTTGGAGTGTTTATCCAGGTTTTATTCCAGACGGCGATCAAATTGTCAGTAAGACTTATATGACCAGAGTTGAGTCCGAAAATACAAGACTGAGGCACTATCTGGCTCGGCTGCATCGAAAGACACTGTGCTACTCCAAATCAGAAGAAATGCTGAAATATTCAATTCGATTGTTACTGCACTATCTCAAATTCTGGAATGTTCCAGTTCCTCAATAGTTCATATCTCTATTCAGCAACGCCTTCTTACCTTTCATTCCTCACGGTTGAGAAAGTTTTTGCTACCCACGAACTGACTATTTTTAATGTAGAACAGTTGTCAACTCATGGCGGTTCTCTCAGAATTTATGTTAGTCATGCGGAAGACATGTCAAAATCAATTAGTCAACAGGTGAAGGCGTTAAGATCTGAAGAGAAAGCTGCTGGATTTACAACTCTAGAGCATTATTTCTCTTTTGCCCAAAAGGTTAAAGAAACCAAGTTTAAGCTATTAGATTTTTTAATTACAGCGAAAAGACAAGGCAAATCTGTTGTTGGTTATGGCGCTCCAGGCAAAGGCAACACGCTCTTGAATTTTTGTGGAATCCGCACGGTTTTTATCAATTATACAGTCGATCGCAGTTCTTTTAAACAAGGTAAGTTATTACCAGGAACTCGCATTCCTATCTTTAACCCCAACAAAATTTTGGAGACAAAGCCAGACTATCTTTTAATTTTGCCTTGGAATCTTCAGGATGAAATTATGGAGCAAATGGCATATATTCGCGATTGGGGTGGTAAGTTTGTTGTACCAATACCTGAAGTAACTGTCTATGCTTAGTTATTTGGTAATTGGTAATTGATAATTGGTAGATGGTATTTACACGACTTGCTACCTTATGACTCAGTTTAAATCTACTCCGACAAAAATCAGGAGAGTATATTATGAAAGTTGTTTTATTTTGCGGTGGTTTAGGAACGCGATTGAGAGAAGCTGCTGCAAATTTACCTAAACCAATGGTTCATATTGGCTACCGACCGATTTTATGGCATATTATGAAGTATTATGCCTACTACGGGCATAAAGATTTTATTTTGTGCCTTGGCTACAAAGCTGATGCTATAAAGAACTATTTTTTACATTACAATGAATGTTTATCTAACGACTTTACATTATTGAATGGTGGAAAAACTATTCAACTATCCAATAGCGATATCGAAGATTGGAAAATAACTTTTGTCGATACAGGCTTGCATTCTAGTATTGGGCAAAGGTTTAAAGCGGTAGAAAAGTATCTGGAAGGTGAAGAGGTATTTTTAGCAAATTATAGCGATGGGTTGACCGATCTGAATCTACCAAGATTCATTGATGATTTTTATCAAAAAGTAGGGTAGCTTGTTTTTTGTGTGTCAAGCCTTCTCATAGCTTTCACCTTGTTTCTACTACAGAAGATGGTTTAGTCAACGATATTAAAGATGTGAAAGAAGCAGGAATTCGGATTAATGGAGGATATTTTCTTTTTAAACGAGAGATTTATCAATACATTAATGAAGGTGAGGAGTTAGTTTGCGAGCCATTTCAAAGATTGATGAAGTTGAATCAGCTAACGGCATATAAATATGATGGTTTTTGGGCGTGCATGGATACCTTCAAAGAACAGCAGCAGTTAGACGATTTGTATTGCCAAGGGAAAGCACCTTGGCATGTATGGAAATCCACTCAGTCAGAATATTGCTGGGAAACAAATGAATCGAAAACATTCAATCTAGCATATCAGATTGGGAGATAGACTGAATGCTTAAATTCAACTTTGAGGAGAAAAGCGATTCGCATTATAATATCCTGTGTTTGGGAGCGCACTGCGATGATATTGAAATTGGGTGTGGAGGTACGATTTTAAAACTGATAGAAAAATATCAGAACCTTGCATTTTATTGGGTGATATTTAGCTCAAATTCGCAAAGGGAAAAAGAGGCTTATGAGAGTGCTAAACAATTTTTGAAAGGTGCGGAAATAAAAAAGATTGCGATCGCAAATTTCCGAGATGGATTTTTGCCTTTCATCGCGATTGAAGTTAAAGAACTTTTTGAGAGCTTAAAACAAGAATTCCAGCCCGATCTGATTTTGACTCATTACCGTAACGACATACATCAAGATCATCGATTAATTTCCGATTTAACTTGGAATACCTTCAGAAATCATCTAATTTTAGAATACGAAATTCCCAAGTATGATGGCGATCTCGGTATACCTAATTTCTTTGTTCATTTAGAGCCAACAATTTGCCAGCATAAAACCCACTTAATTCTCAGTAGTTTTCAGTCTCAAATAGAAAAGCAGTGGTTTACCGAAGAAACCTTTTTATCAATTTTAAGAATCCGCGGAATTGAATCGAATGCGCCAGAAAAATACGCAGAGGCTTTTTACTGTCGTAAAGTCGTTTTTTGAGGTAAAATGGAGGGAAAGCACAACTGTACGCTCCTATTTACGAATTAGATTGTCCTACCTTCCAGAGATAACTAGAAATCAAATTCGTGAATGTATGCGCCACAATTGGGACTAACAAATTATGCGTGACTACAGCACTGAATCCTAGCAATGCACCTACTATAGTTGCCCAAACAACATAAGACCATTGTTCAGACCCACTCAGATGTAAAGCACCGAAGCACAGACTTGATAGGGCAATACCAGTAGCATTCAAGCCAAGTGCTGGTAGCATGACACCCCGAAATAATAATTCTTCACTCAGCCCTGGTAATAATCCTACCCAGATAATGTCTGGTAGTAACAATGGCTTGAGTACAAATTCTAGATAGAAATCCGAACTACGACGATATGCGGGCCACAATCGATAAACTACAAAGCTAGCAGAAGTAATAATCAGCCCTAGACCAATGCCTGTAAGTATCGATATAGCATCCCAACTAACACTTAAGAGGGTCACTGAGCCAAATCTTAACCAGAGTTTTGCAATGAGTAAAAAGACTACAGCAGTCACACCCATCAACATGAGAATTTGGGTGCGTGACAAAGGTTGAATACTCGGATCTTGCTGCTGACTCACGGAAATGGCGGGGCGGTTAGGGGTTAGTGATAGTATAGGGCTACGGCTAGTAATCTGTGGTAGATAAGCAATGTAAATTTGCGATCGCCCCACTGAGGGTAGTTGGGTTAACACCTGCTTTGTGGGCAGCTATAACACCAATTGCCTCCAAATAAGAGTTTACTGCGATCGCTTTAATTCCCAGAGGTGCAGGTGGCACTTGCATGGTGGTTTGATTTTCTGCCACAGTAATAATTTGTGTTTGGGATTGACTCAAACTGAGGACGGCGCTACTACCGCAAGCCGTGGCGGGGATGATCGCAGCATCCACCTGATGCGCCCAAATATCCTGTAGAGATGTTACATGTAACGTCTCTACAGAATTAACCACAAATTGAGGGGCGCGACTTAACCCAACTAAAACGCTAGGCAAAAATGTATATCCCAATTCTTCCGCCGCCGAACGGGGAGACAAATCGGGATCGAGGGGTAAAGGTGATAACGCGGGAGAATGGGCGCAGGGAATTTGAAAAGTTTTGACAATTAAATGGCTGATAATCGCTTCCGCACCCGCTAGCGGATCGACTCCCTGCCCGTGGCGATAGTTTTGCAACGCCTCGCTACCAATATCATCAGGGAAACGGGCAACCACTGCGATCGCTTCTGCCCCAGCTTTACTTATCAATACTTCTGCCGCCCGTAACAAGCTATCGGGATTGCCAATTGTTCCCCAACTCGCCCCAGAAGCAGCAGTCCGCAATTCCACATTCAAGGGTGCATCAGTAATAACATAGTCGGTTAAATTTAACCCCAAAGTTGCCCTAGCCGCATCCGCAGCTTGGAGATGTCGCAATCGTAGATCTGCTTCTATTCCTTTGTCAAGAATTAAACCTATGCGATTTTGATGTACGGGATGTAAGCCCCAGCATCCCGCTGCGAATTTGTCAAGACCGTAGCCTTCAACATAGAAAGCATTAGGTAAAGACCAATATAATTGTGCGCCATTGAGAACATTAGGGTGAGTAATAAGGCGATCGCATACCGAAGCGAGTGTCCTAGCAACGGGCATCGCATCACC from Chroococcidiopsis sp. SAG 2025 harbors:
- a CDS encoding IS1 family transposase (programmed frameshift); translation: MQCPECQSTHIRKNGIKRGKQNHICVDCGRQFIEHYETCRGYSDEVKRECLKMYVNGIGFRGIERVKGVHHTTIIHWLKQVGNNLPDADAPETVPQVGELDELETFVGGKKNKIWLWTAVDHFTSGILGWALGDHSAETFAPLWAIVAQWRCYFYVTDGWSVYPGFIPDGDQIVSKTYMTRVESENTRLRHYLARLHRKTLCYSKSEEMLKYSIRLLLHYLKFWNVPVPQ
- a CDS encoding IS5 family transposase, translating into MERKAYPTDVSDDEWTFVAPYLTLMSEEAPQREHSLREVFNGLRWLVRSGASWRMMPHDLPPWAAVYQQTQRWIDAGVFEAIVDDLRTLLRLAAGRKETPTAVILDSRTLQSTPESGGRAGYDGGKRKKGSKVHVAVDTLGHLLGLVVTPANEQDRSQVQELAQQVQEITGETVEIAFVDQGYTGEQAAQEAAVEGIQLEVVKLPEAKKGFVLLPRRWVVERSFAWTGRFRRLTRDYERLAQTLVGFHFVAFAVIMLRRFVDLVRQSA
- a CDS encoding DUF3326 domain-containing protein; amino-acid sequence: MNRPYTALLIVPTGIGAAIGGYAGDAMPVARTLASVCDRLITHPNVLNGAQLYWSLPNAFYVEGYGLDKFAAGCWGLHPVHQNRIGLILDKGIEADLRLRHLQAADAARATLGLNLTDYVITDAPLNVELRTAASGASWGTIGNPDSLLRAAEVLISKAGAEAIAVVARFPDDIGSEALQNYRHGQGVDPLAGAEAIISHLIVKTFQIPCAHSPALSPLPLDPDLSPRSAAEELGYTFLPSVLVGLSRAPQFVVNSVETLHVTSLQDIWAHQVDAAIIPATACGSSAVLSLSQSQTQIITVAENQTTMQVPPAPLGIKAIAVNSYLEAIGVIAAHKAGVNPTTLSGAIANLHCLSTTDY
- a CDS encoding glycoside hydrolase family 2 TIM barrel-domain containing protein produces the protein MSLPCSSFSYAPLATREAVTAQGKFLYVNDRKFFLKGVSYGPFSQATHGTPFPEKQVVEKDFALMVELGANSIRTYTVPPVWLLDLAAAYGLRIMVGIPWAEHICFLSSSAVRAEIRGAIADGVRACRDSPATFAYLVGNEIPPDVVRWHGAKQVRAFLRDLVSVAKDGDPTALVSYANYPCTQYGSFKATLC
- a CDS encoding IS701 family transposase, producing MLDTSNVFLTGVALEALSQWSSRLKAFQQKLGKHFARSEARLAAYDYIQALLSPVERKNGWQMAEQVGYSNPYRFQHLLGRAQWNADAVCAEIRKYAVEHLKSETDILAIDETGFLKQGEQSVGVQVQYYGTTGHLENCQVGVFMSYISDKGHTLIDRRLYLPRTWSEDQSKRKKGAVPKSITFATKPQLAQQMLESAFKDGIRPAWFVADEVYGNDGSLWWWLEKTAKQPYILTVSKKQPVVIGWQRYQAQELLPQPDSQLWQRLSCGAGSKGERYYDWAKVPVNCDRSDGFQRWLLFRRSLERVMHFALPNLQIA
- a CDS encoding PIG-L deacetylase family protein, which produces MLKFNFEEKSDSHYNILCLGAHCDDIEIGCGGTILKLIEKYQNLAFYWVIFSSNSQREKEAYESAKQFLKGAEIKKIAIANFRDGFLPFIAIEVKELFESLKQEFQPDLILTHYRNDIHQDHRLISDLTWNTFRNHLILEYEIPKYDGDLGIPNFFVHLEPTICQHKTHLILSSFQSQIEKQWFTEETFLSILRIRGIESNAPEKYAEAFYCRKVVF
- a CDS encoding CPBP family intramembrane glutamic endopeptidase, which encodes MSVSQQQDPSIQPLSRTQILMLMGVTAVVFLLIAKLWLRFGSVTLLSVSWDAISILTGIGLGLIITSASFVVYRLWPAYRRSSDFYLEFVLKPLLLPDIIWVGLLPGLSEELLFRGVMLPALGLNATGIALSSLCFGALHLSGSEQWSYVVWATIVGALLGFSAVVTHNLLVPIVAHTFTNLISSYLWKVGQSNS